A single Natranaerobius thermophilus JW/NM-WN-LF DNA region contains:
- a CDS encoding GerMN domain-containing protein codes for MGKVKLIVLIIVISSMALLLSGCFFLDFIFGPDPDETTKEEQEELEPKEDEPTEIRDYDEDEKRETVFYLLDNNDNLVPVVKPIEWTEGIATKTLNKMSQTPANEEFWMDTNLTPTLPNGTKVKGMAIDDGRARVNFTEEFLDMEPESEQEIKNSIVYTLSEFETIDEVEIMVEGEFIESLPGGTDVSGPLTREGLNVEITAEAESAENETGVNLYFLSQDGEYVVPVTRYIPDTEELEGNAIYELMKGADPDSGLISYVSTDLDINDVKIEGNTMQMDVSNLADDPEHQELALKQLKFTLTDFDYIDSMEISIDGTPIDIDERVMNLEEVNFRY; via the coding sequence ATGGGGAAGGTAAAATTGATAGTTTTAATAATAGTGATTAGTTCCATGGCACTGTTATTAAGCGGATGTTTTTTTCTAGATTTTATTTTTGGGCCAGATCCGGATGAAACCACTAAAGAAGAACAAGAAGAATTGGAACCAAAAGAAGATGAACCCACAGAAATACGAGATTACGATGAGGATGAAAAGAGAGAAACAGTATTTTATTTGCTTGATAACAACGATAACTTAGTACCAGTGGTTAAACCCATTGAATGGACTGAAGGAATAGCTACTAAAACCTTGAACAAAATGTCTCAAACACCGGCAAATGAAGAGTTTTGGATGGATACAAACTTAACTCCTACTTTACCTAATGGAACCAAAGTCAAAGGAATGGCTATTGACGATGGTAGAGCCCGGGTGAACTTTACCGAAGAATTTTTGGACATGGAACCAGAATCGGAACAAGAAATTAAAAATTCTATTGTTTATACTTTGTCTGAATTTGAAACTATTGATGAGGTAGAAATCATGGTTGAAGGTGAATTTATTGAAAGTTTACCAGGAGGGACTGATGTTTCAGGACCTTTAACACGAGAAGGATTGAATGTAGAAATAACTGCTGAAGCAGAAAGTGCAGAGAATGAGACGGGAGTAAATTTATATTTCTTATCACAAGATGGAGAGTATGTAGTTCCTGTTACTAGGTATATCCCAGATACTGAAGAGTTAGAGGGTAATGCCATTTATGAATTAATGAAAGGTGCAGACCCAGATAGTGGACTTATCTCTTATGTTTCAACAGATCTTGATATTAATGACGTCAAGATAGAAGGCAATACTATGCAAATGGATGTTTCTAACTTAGCAGATGACCCAGAACATCAAGAACTTGCACTAAAGCAGTTGAAATTCACATTAACAGACTTTGATTATATCGATAGTATGGAGATATCTATAGATGGAACACCTATAGATATTGACGAAAGAGTGATGAACTTAGAGGAAGTTAATTTTAGATATTAA
- a CDS encoding tripartite tricarboxylate transporter substrate binding protein: MEKLKIITIGVLIGSLVIFAGCSEDDHANYPERPIELIVAYSAGAATDTQARILADYAEDELGQPVVVQNIEGSGGQVGWNEFADADPDGYTLAAYNLPHILAQPQVHDTEYTKETFEPIMNWGFDPTVFAVREDSPYETLDDLIEDAQENPGEISIGKAGLYIGHHFLILQMKDETGVEFNQMPYPGAADALANLLGGHIDVVSGNLSDMYRQGDEVRILAVATEERHPFAPDVPTFKELGYDTAIMSTDRGIAAPEGTPPEIIEVLTEAFYNVAENPDYQEEMDEAGADTLFLKRDEVKEEFEEREEILIDLLDKFGHLE; the protein is encoded by the coding sequence ATGGAAAAACTCAAAATTATTACGATCGGGGTGTTGATCGGAAGTCTCGTGATTTTTGCAGGATGTTCAGAAGATGATCACGCAAATTATCCGGAAAGACCCATTGAATTAATCGTTGCTTATTCAGCAGGAGCGGCAACAGACACCCAAGCTAGAATTTTAGCGGATTACGCCGAAGATGAATTAGGCCAGCCAGTAGTTGTTCAAAACATTGAAGGTTCAGGTGGCCAGGTGGGATGGAATGAGTTTGCTGATGCCGACCCGGACGGTTACACTTTGGCTGCATACAATCTCCCCCATATTTTAGCTCAACCTCAAGTTCATGATACTGAATACACCAAAGAAACTTTTGAACCCATCATGAATTGGGGATTTGATCCAACAGTGTTTGCTGTGAGAGAAGATAGCCCTTATGAAACTTTGGACGATTTGATAGAAGATGCCCAAGAAAATCCTGGTGAAATTTCTATAGGAAAAGCTGGCCTATATATTGGGCATCACTTTTTGATTTTGCAAATGAAAGATGAAACAGGGGTAGAATTTAATCAAATGCCATATCCCGGAGCAGCCGATGCTCTGGCTAATCTACTGGGCGGTCATATAGATGTGGTTTCAGGTAATTTAAGTGATATGTATCGTCAAGGTGACGAAGTTCGGATTTTAGCTGTGGCTACTGAAGAACGTCATCCTTTTGCTCCAGATGTTCCTACATTTAAAGAGTTGGGATATGACACAGCTATAATGAGTACTGATAGAGGGATTGCAGCCCCTGAAGGTACTCCTCCAGAAATCATAGAAGTATTGACAGAAGCTTTTTATAATGTAGCTGAAAATCCCGATTATCAGGAAGAAATGGATGAAGCAGGTGCGGACACCCTGTTTTTAAAACGAGACGAAGTAAAAGAGGAATTTGAAGAACGAGAAGAGATTTTAATTGACTTACTTGACAAATTTGGTCACTTGGAATAA
- a CDS encoding tripartite tricarboxylate transporter permease: MADILATVPAILDASYLLIVAAGVFGGILVGALPGLTPTMGVALLVPFTFYLPAEQGLLMLGSVYVGSVYGGAITAILINIPGAPASIATIMDGHPMANKGEGEKAIHLATLSSFIGGVFGVILLLFFAPALARVSLNFGPAEHFWIAVFGITVIAGLSKGSIWKGIMGGAAGLWLSTIGIGEITGTARFTFESAHLTGGIGLVSMLIGLFAFPQALVFVERLFQSKETRKFNENVFHKSRSFLKGIKDIIKYKKNVIMGSIIGGLVGLVPGAGGQIAGLVAYNEVKRYSPEKDKFGTGHEGGIITTESANNAMVGCSLVPLLTLGIPGSPTAAVLLGGLLMNGLWPGPEMFQENASITYTFILGMVAAQFFMLFIGGFGGRFFKRVMYVSPGIMAPLILVFCVLGSFAERNNFSDVWFMLIVGVLMYFGMKFGFSPAPVGLGFILGEYAERGFLLANRASVSEGSLMLHFLDSPIVIVLMLLTAISIITTAVLEISKKQKKLKEVEQK; encoded by the coding sequence TTGGCAGATATTTTAGCCACTGTACCTGCAATTTTGGATGCTTCATATTTGTTAATTGTGGCAGCTGGTGTGTTTGGAGGTATTTTGGTAGGTGCTCTTCCAGGACTTACTCCTACTATGGGGGTAGCTTTGCTAGTTCCTTTTACATTCTATCTGCCCGCAGAACAGGGCTTATTAATGTTGGGTTCAGTATATGTAGGCAGTGTATACGGTGGGGCAATAACAGCAATTTTAATAAATATTCCAGGAGCGCCAGCTTCAATAGCTACAATAATGGATGGTCATCCCATGGCAAACAAAGGTGAAGGTGAAAAGGCCATTCATCTGGCCACTCTTTCTTCTTTTATAGGTGGCGTATTTGGTGTGATATTACTATTATTTTTTGCTCCTGCTTTGGCAAGGGTCTCACTAAACTTTGGGCCTGCTGAGCATTTTTGGATAGCTGTTTTTGGAATCACAGTGATAGCTGGCTTATCTAAAGGAAGTATTTGGAAGGGAATTATGGGAGGCGCTGCGGGTTTATGGTTGAGCACAATTGGCATTGGTGAAATAACGGGTACAGCTCGGTTCACCTTTGAGTCGGCTCATTTGACAGGTGGCATTGGCTTAGTCTCTATGTTAATTGGCTTATTTGCATTTCCCCAGGCTTTGGTCTTTGTAGAGCGCTTGTTTCAAAGTAAAGAAACACGAAAGTTTAATGAAAATGTGTTTCATAAAAGCAGATCCTTCCTGAAAGGGATAAAAGACATAATTAAGTACAAGAAGAATGTGATTATGGGTTCGATAATAGGTGGCTTGGTAGGATTAGTGCCTGGAGCTGGTGGTCAAATTGCTGGTTTAGTTGCTTACAACGAAGTGAAGCGTTATTCCCCGGAAAAGGATAAGTTCGGCACAGGACATGAAGGAGGAATAATTACTACCGAAAGTGCTAATAACGCCATGGTTGGTTGTTCTCTTGTTCCCCTTTTGACCCTGGGGATTCCAGGGAGCCCCACGGCGGCAGTTCTATTAGGCGGATTACTCATGAATGGTCTCTGGCCAGGACCTGAAATGTTTCAGGAAAACGCTTCAATTACCTATACTTTTATTTTAGGAATGGTAGCAGCCCAATTTTTTATGTTATTTATTGGGGGCTTTGGAGGACGTTTTTTCAAAAGAGTGATGTATGTATCACCTGGGATTATGGCTCCTTTAATTTTAGTGTTTTGCGTTTTAGGTTCATTTGCAGAAAGAAACAATTTTAGTGATGTGTGGTTTATGTTAATAGTTGGTGTTTTGATGTATTTTGGTATGAAATTTGGTTTTAGCCCGGCACCGGTTGGTTTAGGATTTATCCTGGGTGAATATGCCGAAAGAGGATTTTTATTAGCAAATCGGGCTAGTGTCAGTGAAGGATCATTAATGCTGCATTTTCTAGACAGCCCCATAGTTATTGTTTTAATGCTATTGACAGCAATCTCAATTATAACTACTGCAGTATTAGAAATCAGTAAAAAACAAAAGAAGTTGAAGGAGGTTGAGCAAAAATGA
- the thpR gene encoding RNA 2',3'-cyclic phosphodiesterase: protein MRSFIAIFFNSKVVESLARNQNLCREKGIKGKYVKPDNIHLTVKFLGDVEQNALDKLQLLDQELEQIEPLKLRLSHLGVFPGKGRPRVLWQGLSGDDIKDLQQIHQEVEQFTERELKIAQEKKKFRPHVTLLRNPDIPKGVSIDQISKEELERPEILVDSISLIKSELTPKGPIYTELKRFVFNNS, encoded by the coding sequence ATGCGTAGTTTTATAGCAATTTTTTTTAATTCAAAAGTGGTAGAAAGCCTTGCTAGAAATCAAAACTTATGTAGAGAAAAAGGGATTAAAGGTAAATACGTAAAACCTGATAATATACATTTGACAGTCAAATTTTTAGGTGATGTTGAACAAAATGCTTTGGATAAATTACAACTTTTAGATCAAGAACTAGAACAAATAGAGCCTTTAAAGTTGCGTTTATCCCATTTGGGTGTATTTCCCGGTAAAGGGCGACCACGAGTATTGTGGCAGGGATTATCAGGGGATGACATAAAGGATCTTCAACAAATTCATCAGGAGGTGGAACAATTTACTGAAAGAGAATTAAAGATAGCTCAAGAAAAAAAGAAATTTCGGCCTCATGTCACTTTGTTAAGAAATCCAGATATTCCAAAAGGTGTTTCCATTGATCAAATTTCTAAAGAAGAATTAGAGCGGCCAGAAATTCTTGTAGATTCTATTTCATTGATTAAAAGCGAATTAACACCAAAAGGGCCTATATATACAGAACTAAAACGTTTTGTGTTCAATAACTCTTAG
- a CDS encoding spermine synthase — protein MVSETITAVKNDEKELKLIKRGQHYEIISNGIFLMATYGGNSEREMVEDGLFYVSQFKLKDIKVLIAGLGVGYSLIPAVKDDRVSKLDVVEMEQEIIDWNKKYFSKYNENCLENEKVTVIQDDIYNYLKNNAELGHDYYDLIILDVDNGPDWLVREDNKRLYQKQGMELVSKSLNQGGYVAIWSMEEKSSLENSLLACYSQVFIREYLSYDDKGRKHKDSVYFAQKN, from the coding sequence GTGGTATCCGAAACTATAACAGCTGTTAAAAATGATGAAAAAGAACTTAAATTAATAAAAAGGGGTCAACATTATGAGATTATCTCTAATGGCATTTTTTTAATGGCTACTTATGGAGGAAACAGTGAGCGGGAAATGGTTGAAGATGGTTTATTTTATGTGAGTCAATTTAAGTTGAAGGATATAAAAGTCTTAATTGCAGGACTTGGTGTGGGTTATTCATTAATTCCGGCGGTAAAAGACGACAGGGTTTCCAAGTTAGATGTAGTTGAGATGGAACAAGAGATCATAGATTGGAATAAAAAATACTTCTCAAAATATAATGAAAATTGCTTGGAAAATGAAAAGGTAACAGTGATCCAGGATGATATTTATAACTATCTTAAAAATAACGCAGAGTTGGGCCATGATTACTACGATTTGATCATTTTGGATGTTGACAATGGTCCGGACTGGCTTGTAAGAGAAGATAATAAACGATTATATCAAAAACAGGGAATGGAATTAGTAAGTAAGTCATTAAATCAAGGTGGTTATGTTGCAATTTGGTCAATGGAAGAAAAAAGTAGCTTAGAAAATTCTTTATTGGCATGTTACTCGCAAGTTTTTATCAGAGAATATTTGTCCTATGATGATAAAGGTAGGAAACATAAAGATTCTGTTTATTTTGCTCAAAAAAACTAA
- a CDS encoding chloride channel protein → MNPLQTSTGYIVKWFIVAVLVGILGGLSALLLNTAIDLFYFIRERYIHYLLGPVIAGIFLGFVFHKIDISTKSFGTNVFINSVNRLNGAIKGRTSLFKLFSSSLNLGFGASGGIEGPMVLIGGSMSNFLLRRIKPIAKYFSNEDMRIGTICGAAGAVGAVFRSPLGGGIFVVELLYKSALHYNELFPAILSSAIGYVTYSLVLDTDPLFTIPSYNMEVQYIPFIVVTAVLTGIISIFFKIVFYGSREFFENSSIPQPLRPAVGGIFTGMTALIAGQEVLGIGTEYVQKFILTSMSIDIILLLLLGKIFATAFTIGSGGSAGKVIPALYIGALAGSLVSSLLSFEFADSALHYSLVVVGMTASLSAIAGVPIASVVMIIEMLGLKMGVSAVIGAVIGYIIGNNQQFYEVTNDQSFRQVCEHFKFLDREVS, encoded by the coding sequence ATGAATCCATTGCAAACTTCAACAGGTTATATTGTAAAATGGTTTATTGTAGCTGTCTTAGTAGGAATTTTAGGAGGTTTGTCAGCTTTACTATTAAATACAGCAATAGACTTATTCTATTTTATTAGAGAAAGATATATACATTACCTGTTAGGCCCTGTTATTGCAGGAATTTTCTTAGGATTTGTCTTCCATAAGATTGATATATCTACCAAGAGTTTTGGAACGAATGTTTTCATTAATAGTGTCAACCGTTTAAATGGTGCAATTAAAGGGAGGACTTCTCTATTTAAGTTATTTTCTTCTAGCTTGAATTTAGGTTTTGGGGCCAGCGGAGGGATAGAAGGACCAATGGTGCTTATTGGAGGGAGCATGAGCAATTTTTTATTGAGGCGTATCAAACCTATTGCCAAATATTTTAGTAATGAAGATATGAGGATTGGCACTATATGCGGCGCAGCTGGTGCTGTGGGAGCAGTATTTCGATCGCCTCTTGGAGGTGGTATTTTTGTTGTTGAACTCCTTTATAAATCAGCTTTACATTATAATGAATTATTCCCAGCAATTTTATCTAGTGCTATAGGTTATGTGACTTATTCATTAGTTCTAGACACTGATCCATTATTTACCATCCCTTCATATAATATGGAGGTGCAATATATTCCTTTTATAGTTGTTACAGCAGTACTGACAGGGATAATCAGTATCTTTTTTAAGATAGTTTTTTACGGGAGCAGGGAATTTTTTGAAAACTCTAGTATACCTCAACCTTTACGCCCTGCTGTTGGAGGGATTTTTACAGGGATGACAGCTCTCATTGCTGGTCAAGAAGTTTTAGGTATAGGCACCGAATATGTGCAAAAATTCATTTTGACCAGTATGTCCATTGATATCATTTTGTTATTATTATTAGGTAAAATTTTTGCTACAGCTTTTACAATTGGAAGCGGAGGTAGTGCAGGAAAAGTGATTCCAGCTTTATATATAGGTGCTTTGGCAGGCAGTTTGGTTTCCAGCTTGTTGAGCTTTGAGTTTGCCGATTCTGCTTTGCATTACAGTCTGGTTGTAGTGGGTATGACTGCTTCTTTGTCTGCAATAGCAGGTGTCCCAATTGCTTCTGTTGTAATGATTATTGAAATGTTAGGTTTAAAAATGGGTGTATCTGCAGTTATAGGAGCTGTTATTGGATATATTATAGGTAATAATCAACAATTTTATGAAGTTACTAATGATCAATCCTTTAGACAGGTTTGTGAGCACTTTAAATTTCTAGACCGAGAGGTTAGTTAA
- a CDS encoding DUF441 domain-containing protein, translating into MFHEIVVLLFIFLIALIGKNDLVATAGALLFVMKFSPLSNVFPFLTERGIELGILLLTLSVLTPFAAGDIMPRDLLSTLKSPAGLIAVFSGIVASYLTGHGVELLRSRPEVMVGLIVGSIIGASFLKGVPAGPLVAAGLAAVLIKSLNL; encoded by the coding sequence TTGTTTCATGAAATAGTTGTGTTATTATTTATATTTCTTATAGCTTTAATTGGGAAGAATGATTTGGTGGCAACGGCTGGAGCATTGCTCTTTGTTATGAAATTTTCCCCATTAAGTAATGTATTCCCTTTTTTAACGGAAAGGGGAATTGAACTAGGTATCTTACTATTAACATTAAGTGTACTCACCCCTTTTGCTGCAGGAGATATTATGCCTAGGGATTTATTATCAACTTTAAAATCACCGGCAGGGTTAATTGCTGTTTTTTCTGGCATTGTGGCATCTTATTTGACTGGTCATGGGGTGGAATTATTGAGATCGCGCCCGGAGGTTATGGTAGGTTTAATAGTTGGTTCAATTATAGGGGCATCTTTCTTGAAAGGGGTTCCAGCTGGTCCTTTAGTAGCTGCAGGGTTAGCTGCAGTCCTTATCAAATCTTTGAATCTCTGA
- a CDS encoding tripartite tricarboxylate transporter TctB family protein: protein MRSRGIQYYKLELLLCGLALVIAGLLIMEALKYPVEAYIFPVAVLSIGIVASIGQGAIVTWKVLKNKFEEHDLQSPMEEIPLIKMLIIIVVFLAYLFLIPRIGFFVMTWIFLNFLLILFQKSPIYVNLALGTSLTVAMYLLFSLFLRVPLPRGLFI from the coding sequence ATGAGATCCAGAGGAATTCAATATTATAAATTGGAATTACTGCTCTGTGGTCTGGCACTAGTGATTGCCGGTTTATTGATCATGGAAGCCTTAAAGTATCCAGTTGAAGCTTATATATTTCCCGTGGCGGTCTTAAGTATTGGCATTGTTGCATCCATCGGGCAGGGAGCTATAGTTACCTGGAAGGTATTAAAAAATAAATTTGAAGAACATGATTTACAGAGCCCCATGGAAGAAATTCCTTTAATTAAAATGTTAATTATTATAGTAGTTTTTTTAGCTTACTTATTTCTCATTCCTCGTATTGGGTTCTTTGTGATGACCTGGATTTTTTTGAATTTTCTATTAATATTGTTCCAAAAATCTCCAATTTACGTTAATCTAGCCCTCGGTACCAGTTTGACAGTCGCTATGTATTTACTGTTTAGTCTTTTCCTCAGGGTACCATTACCTAGAGGATTATTTATATAA
- a CDS encoding radical SAM protein, translating into MEQSNAKKITLIDGYVDEPSCLGVPPYISPYVRYTFGALLESGFREGQIEYLTIDQLRDDTEKLEELQTNRESIVIIAGTTVPGRYLGGRPISLKEISRVSENCRGKIYLGGPIVLCGFEIPGLDYYLDETGAFTLYELMSCSSFDKSLKSTKSLIHNRSGRLELLERFAQSGAQVLTKHPEFPFVVCELETYRGCLRQGNCNFCSESLKKILYTRTPQDISKEVSALYSHGARHFRLGAQTDLFMYGATETDLGLTPNPAVIQELYSGIRKAAPQLETLHMDNANPSTIARYPQAAREIMKTIVTYNTPGDTAAFGLESCDPEVLKQNDIGTDPQETMAAIELMNQVGGITENGVYKLLPGINLLYGLQGETSDTFDLNFNFLKEVLDRGLLLRRINLRQVREIAGYAAKKVNEKRFKQHKEMVNQEINFPMLKKVFPKKSILKNVRTEKREGYVTYGRQLGSYPILVGIPGEHPLDKFVDVKVIDHGYRSITGLKYPFNINKAQKEELRALPGIGKKRATHLFLNKPIENGNELQNLLGDSINVEEIDSLIDQY; encoded by the coding sequence ATGGAACAATCGAATGCTAAAAAAATTACACTGATAGATGGATATGTGGATGAACCTTCTTGTTTGGGGGTACCGCCTTATATTTCTCCTTATGTCAGATATACTTTTGGTGCTCTCCTGGAATCCGGTTTCAGAGAAGGACAAATTGAATACTTAACCATTGATCAATTAAGAGATGATACAGAAAAATTGGAAGAACTACAAACAAATCGGGAATCGATTGTAATAATAGCAGGAACCACAGTGCCTGGGAGATATTTGGGAGGTCGTCCCATTTCACTTAAAGAAATCTCCCGAGTTTCTGAAAATTGTAGAGGCAAAATATATCTAGGAGGCCCTATAGTTTTATGTGGCTTTGAGATTCCAGGACTCGATTACTACTTAGATGAAACAGGAGCTTTTACTTTATACGAATTGATGAGTTGTTCAAGTTTTGATAAATCACTAAAATCAACGAAATCACTGATCCATAATCGCTCAGGCAGATTGGAACTTTTGGAACGATTCGCTCAAAGTGGAGCACAAGTCCTTACAAAACATCCTGAATTTCCCTTTGTAGTTTGTGAACTAGAAACTTATAGAGGGTGTTTACGCCAGGGTAATTGTAATTTTTGCAGTGAATCTTTAAAGAAAATCCTTTATACAAGAACCCCACAGGACATATCTAAGGAAGTTTCAGCTTTATACAGTCATGGTGCAAGACATTTTAGATTGGGTGCACAAACAGATCTATTTATGTACGGTGCTACTGAGACTGATTTAGGTCTAACCCCAAATCCGGCTGTAATTCAAGAATTATATAGTGGAATCAGAAAAGCAGCTCCTCAGCTGGAAACTTTGCATATGGATAATGCCAATCCTTCTACCATTGCCAGGTATCCCCAGGCAGCCCGAGAAATTATGAAAACCATAGTTACATATAATACTCCTGGAGATACAGCAGCTTTTGGTTTAGAATCCTGTGACCCGGAAGTTTTGAAGCAAAATGATATTGGGACCGATCCTCAAGAAACTATGGCTGCTATTGAACTAATGAACCAGGTTGGAGGAATAACAGAAAATGGTGTTTATAAGCTCCTACCTGGAATTAATCTTTTATACGGTTTACAAGGTGAGACTTCAGATACATTTGACTTAAATTTTAATTTTTTGAAAGAAGTACTCGACAGAGGTTTATTATTGCGGCGGATTAATCTAAGACAGGTTCGAGAAATTGCAGGATATGCAGCTAAAAAAGTGAATGAAAAGAGATTTAAACAACATAAAGAAATGGTTAATCAGGAGATAAACTTCCCCATGCTTAAAAAAGTGTTTCCTAAAAAAAGTATTCTAAAAAATGTAAGAACAGAAAAACGGGAAGGATACGTAACTTATGGGCGACAATTAGGTAGTTATCCAATCTTAGTGGGAATTCCAGGAGAACATCCTCTAGATAAATTTGTAGATGTAAAAGTTATAGATCATGGGTATCGGTCAATAACTGGATTGAAGTATCCATTTAATATTAATAAAGCTCAAAAAGAGGAGTTAAGGGCATTACCTGGTATCGGTAAAAAGAGAGCAACACATTTGTTTTTAAATAAACCTATTGAGAACGGGAATGAATTACAGAATTTACTTGGAGATTCTATAAATGTAGAAGAAATTGATAGTTTGATAGATCAATACTAG
- a CDS encoding spore coat protein produces the protein MQPQNQRNISDKDMLNDLLSTTKHVSSVYHQGVLEANSQDTRQAFFDLHDHTLEQHLNMLETMKSKGWYQPEMATGQNQSSQFQGQGQQQQYFTRRS, from the coding sequence TTGCAACCCCAAAATCAACGCAATATCTCTGATAAAGATATGCTTAATGATCTATTGTCCACTACAAAACATGTTTCTTCTGTTTATCACCAGGGTGTTTTAGAAGCTAATAGCCAGGATACTAGACAGGCGTTTTTTGACCTTCACGATCATACTTTAGAGCAACATTTAAATATGCTGGAAACTATGAAAAGCAAAGGGTGGTATCAACCTGAAATGGCTACAGGACAAAATCAATCAAGTCAGTTTCAGGGACAGGGCCAACAACAACAATATTTCACTCGAAGAAGCTAA
- a CDS encoding MarR family winged helix-turn-helix transcriptional regulator, whose translation MKNNYSQSIHDKDYDEFIQDIELLIRNVNSVIKRRGREILQDFNITPPQFIALQSLTKEGDLTIGELSDRLFLACSTVTDLVDRMEKNELVKRYRDDKDRRIVRIKVLEKGHKLISEVIAARQEYLKNILKDLSKSERERIIFALTQLNELMNH comes from the coding sequence ATGAAGAATAATTACAGTCAATCAATTCATGACAAGGATTACGATGAATTCATACAGGACATTGAACTTTTAATTAGAAATGTGAATTCTGTTATAAAGCGCAGAGGCCGAGAAATACTTCAAGATTTTAATATAACTCCTCCCCAATTTATAGCCCTTCAATCCCTCACAAAAGAAGGGGACCTTACAATTGGTGAATTAAGTGATCGATTATTTTTAGCCTGTAGTACAGTGACAGATTTAGTTGATAGGATGGAAAAAAATGAACTTGTGAAGCGATATAGAGATGATAAAGATCGCAGAATAGTCCGTATTAAAGTGCTTGAAAAGGGTCATAAATTAATCAGTGAAGTTATAGCTGCAAGACAAGAATACTTAAAGAATATCTTAAAAGATCTCTCCAAGTCAGAAAGGGAAAGAATAATATTTGCTCTGACCCAGTTGAATGAATTAATGAATCACTAA